A genome region from Glycine max cultivar Williams 82 chromosome 5, Glycine_max_v4.0, whole genome shotgun sequence includes the following:
- the LOC100796935 gene encoding mitogen-activated protein kinase kinase kinase 5, with translation MRWLPTLSFSPSNSSSSSSSSSSASAASAVDHRRKAWLFGNSSKKRACHVGDHDEDALVSSPGTPQQLPLPELSAAAVLRQQDGECRLPSPKDAAPTTTGFRMRSVFASQETRRNMEQAETRSPRMVQQDASGCSESARDNSNNNLVNVPRRRSISGSSSASPSMSPQKTRNGDFVPYYYTYSKGNQFWSAPEMPSCEAGLLPPAFFDLSALSTEASLSPNSHQSLQMKSSQKHTRTFSGPPSPIHSMLPLEISTARHESNAPPVGVHPLPLPPGAALTSPPAAATFSHAVAKSESFPMKSQWKKGKLIGRGTFGSVYVATNRETGALCAMKEVELFPDDPKSAECIKQLEQEIKVLSNLKHSNIVQYYGSEIVEDRFYIYLEYVHPGSINKYVREHCGAITESVIRNFTRHILSGLAYLHSKKTIHRDIKGANLLVDSAGVVKLADFGMAKHLTGFEANLSLRGSPYWMAPELLQAVIQKDNSPDLAFAIDIWSLGCTIIEMFTGKPPWSEYEGAAALFKVMKETPPIPETLSSEGKDFLRCCFKRNPAERPTAAVLLEHRFLKNSQLLDVLSSTQLYNETSFMDKPHTPSRQSENSYDQLSTPCAKIAKGKAAERRGFLISSFDILPAYLDQ, from the exons ATGAGGTGGTTGCCCACGCTTTCGTTCTCCCCTTCgaattcttcttcatcttcttcgtcGTCTTCTTCTGCCTCCGCTGCTTCCGCCGTGGATCACCGCCGGAAGGCGTGGCTCTTCGGAAATTCGTCGAAGAAGCGCGCCTGCCACGTCGGCGACCACGACGAAGATGCACTAGTTTCTTCCCCCGGCACGCCTCAGCAGTTGCCTCTGCCGGAGCTCTCCGCCGCCGCCGTGCTCCGTCAACAAGACGGTGAGTGCCGCCTTCCCTCGCCCAAGGACGCTGCACCCACCACCACCGGCTTTCGGATGAGGAG TGTTTTTGCTAGCCAAGAGACAAGAAGAAATATGGAGCAGGCTGAAACTAGGTCACCGAGAATGGTGCAGCAAGATGCAAGTGGTTGCAGTGAGAGTGCTCGagataatagtaataataacttGGTGAATGTCCCTCGTAGGAGGAGTATTTCAGGTAGTTCTTCTGCAAGTCCTTCAATGAGTCCTCAGAAAACAAGGAATGGTGATTTTGTGCCATATTATTACACGTATTCCAAAGGAAATCAGTTCTGGTCCGCACCAGAAATGCCTTCTTGTGAAGCAGGGTTGCTACCTCCTGCCTTCTTTGATTTATCCGCGTTAAGCACAGAAGCTTCCCTTTCTCCCAACTCCCATCAAAGTCTACAGATGAAAAGTTCCCAGAAACACACCAGAACTTTTAGTGGACCTCCATCCCCCATACATTCCATGTTACCACTTGAGATCTCAACAGCACGCCATGAAAGTAATGCTCCTCCTGTCGGTGTTCACCCATTGCCCCTGCCTCCTGGAGCTGCCTTGACCTCACCGCCTGCTGCTGCTACCTTTTCCCATGCCGTGGCTAAGTCAGAATCGTTCCCAATGAAAAGCCAATGGAAGAAAGGGAAACTTATTGGGCGTGGGACGTTTGGAAGCGTTTATGTCGCAACCAATAG GGAAACCGGAGCATTATGTGCAATGAAGGAAGTAGAGTTATTTCCTGATGATCCAAAATCTGCAGAGTGTATAAAGCAGTTAGAGCAG GAAATTAAAGTTCTTAGCAATCTAAAACATTCAAACATCGTACAGTATTATGGCAGTGAAATA GTTGAGGACCGGTTTTATATTTATCTGGAATATGTTCATCCTGGttcaattaataaatatgtCCGTGAACATTGTGGTGCCATAACAGAATCTGTTATTCGGAATTTCACTCGGCATATTCTCTCAGGGTTGGCTTATTTACATAGCAAAAAAACCATTCATAG GGACATCAAAGGGGCTAACTTGCTTGTTGACTCTGCTGGAGTTGTTAAGCTAGCTGATTTTGGGATGGCTAAGCAT CTTACTGGGTTTGAAGCTAATCTTTCTTTGAGGGGAAGTCCATACTGGATGGCTCCAGAG CTTTTGCAGGCTGTGATACAAAAGGATAACAGCCCTGATCTTGCTTTTGCTATTGATATTTGGAGTTTGGGTTGTACCATCATTGAAATGTTCACTGGGAAGCCTCCTTGGAGTGAATATGAAGGA GCTGCAGCTCTGTTTAAGGTTATGAAGGAGACCCCTCCTATACCTGAAACACTGTCATCTGAGGGTAAAGATTTTTTGAGGTGCTGCTTTAAGAGAAATCCAGCAGAGCGGCCAACAGCTGCGGTTTTACTagaacatcgatttttgaaaaactcGCAACTGCTGGATGTTTTATCTTCCACCCAGCTGTATAATGAAACAAGCTTCATG GACAAACCACATACTCCAAGTAGGCAATCTGAAAATAGTTATGATCAGTTGTCAACCCCCTGTGCAAAGATTGCAAAGGGTAAAGCTGCTGAGAGGCGAGGATTTCTCATTTCTTCGTTTGATATTCTCCCTGCATACTTGGACCAATAA